tgcggggacatgagagaagcctcccacaaggatgataaaaacatcaaaatcatccaggcgtctcctgggcaacgtcctttcagacagccagttttctcacaccagaagtgacttgcagtttctcaagtcactcctgacacgataacccccccccccaaaaaaaccctgtgtCTCTCACTCACTAAGCTGTCTCAGCATTggatcccagctatcatacttttgctcagctctatatctcagaatatcaaggcagaaaattccacaatatctgctttgaattgggttatctaagtccacactgccatatattccacttaaaagcagaaaatctggaataatgttcagctgtgtgaaaggggcctcagataacccaggtcaaagcagataatgtgggattttctgcctttatattctgggatatagggctgtgtggaagggccctgagtccacactgccatataaaccagttcaaagcagataatgtggaattttatacaacttaaaatatagaaatataaaaacagtattaaacatcaattAATATTAAAGTTCAGGTTAAAtttataaaagcatataaaatcacagcagcctCTGACATGACAATATCTGGAGAGCATGCCCTATTCCCAGCGCACTTTAAATTGTTCCTAATTCCCACAACAGGTGCATAGGAAATAGTATTGTTCCTAATGAGAGTATTTGTCCAACTCACTATCGTTGTAGAACTTTTGGCCCTCTAGATATTGATGAACTACTGTTCCCATCATGCCTCACTATTGACCAGGATGACAATGGCTGATAAGAATTGGAGCTCAACACCTGGAAAGCTAAAGAGTTACCCAGTCATAATTTACATTGACAGGAATTCGGTCTGCATGTTTCAGACAAATCTTTCCTAACTATAAGTGGAGATGCTAGGGACTGGCCCTTGGCCCCTGTTTTCCACACAGGTGTTTTTGGGCTTAGCTGCATTCAGTATTACAGTGCTTGTTTTGTGTAGCTTCAAAAATGTCTAGGTCTTAAATGCCATTTTCCTATAATCATATCTTATCTCTCGATAATAGTTCTATGATGGTCTCAAGTGAATATTTCCCCAAAACTAGGAAACATTACTCCTTTGTTCTCTTGAATCCTTTGATActatggcctcttctacactgccatgtaatccagattattgaagcagataatccacattatctaatttgaacttgattatatgagtctagactgtcataattcaaagcatataatctggatattatatagcaatgtagtaGGTGCCTAAGGTGGCCATCCTATCTACATGAGGCAAAGCAAGTGATGGCATatttcttacaaaaaaaaaaaatcagccaccTGTTTTAATATCTCTGACACCAGCCAAGCATCTTCTACTCATAGCCTTTTAACAATTTTAACagcatttacattgttttaccTCCTGCTTGTGTTGTTccctctattttttattattcccaTAATATTTATATGGAAGGTTGGCACATAAATTAAATATTGAGTGTTATATCGATtttaatcgatttgccccaaggaaatgggaaattattgtttccactcaatgtttgatgttttgtcttgtgtctgttataacaggctgtgtttttaatttaattttagttgttaaattataatttcatgtttatatgttgggttgtttaaattttgttagtatgaatgtattgttgttatattcgggcattgaatgtttgccttttatgtttggaatcctccttgagtcccttttggggagatagagcagaatataaataaagttttataataataataataattattattattattattattattattattatatttgaccTTGGGACATGCATTCAGAAAACCACTGAAACTGTGACTGTTAAGCTTATTGGTCCTATAGGACAGGGCTTATTAAACTTACTTAAATAGTGAGTTTGTTCTTATTTTTGCATAATTTAACTTTTACTTCCTTCTACCACTCTTCCAAGCAACTGCAAACCAGACCTGAGACcaggggcccttcaacacagccctatatcccagaatatcgaggtggaaaatcccacatttcctgctttgaactggaatatatggcagtgtcaactcagataacccagttcaaagcagatattgtgggattttctgccttgatattctgaaatatagggctgcgtggaaagaCCACAGGACTAGGTTTCTAAGTAGGGCTCATTCCTACCATTCTGCCTGGTAAATTGGAGGAGCATCTGGATAAATCATAGTCAGATGGAAAAGGATTTCATCATCCTCGGAGATCCATTCTAGTCCTCCAGAAGGTTCAGCAGCTGCTGTAATCTTTTCACATCTGCTACCTGGTCATAAGCAGCTACGTCTCTGATTCCCCTactctctacagcagtggttctcagtgagtccccagatgttttgatcttcaactcccagaaatcctaacagctggctgggatttctgggagttgtaggccaaagtacctggggacccacaggttgagaaccactgctctacagacaCTCTCTATATGGAAGGGGTCATTGTGGAGAGAGGAAAGGCATATGCATACCTACCTCCGTAAGGGGTATACACAGACATAATGCAGAGTTATGACCTTTTATACTATTAATAGGGTGCCAGCCATTGTTGCTGCCTCTTTACAATGCTGGTAAGACTTGGTGGTACATCTTCTAATGACCCCATTTCTGTTCTTATTTAGCAATTGAAACAGCAGCGAGACAAACTGAAGCAATATCAGAAAAGAATATCACTGCAGTTGGAGCGGGAAAGGGCTTTTGCTCGGCAACTACTAAAGGATGGCAAGAAAGAGTAAGTCACTTCTGAATCatggagggcccttctacacagttttctacccagaatatcatggcagataatccacaatatctgctttgaactgggttatctgagttcatactgccacataatccacttcaatgtgaattttatacagctgtgtagaagggtccggAGTTTGCATTTTTCTTCATGGACTTCTTTTTGGGTTGGTTTAGAGATTAAGGTATTATCCATGTGATGTCATCACAACTGTACATGGGATGTGTTTAGGTAGAGAAACGCTGGCATTGCATCTGCCAGTGCAACCACCACTAAGCGATTTGCTTGTTGTCCTAACTGGAAAATTCGCTACCATATTTACAGAAACTTATGGGTCATTCTAAGATACATTTTCTCCATGCAGATGTGTCCCTGTAAAGCTGTGGTTCTCGAACTGTGCTCctcggggtgttttggacttcagctcccagaaatcccaaccatcaTACCAACTGTTAGTatttgtgggagttcaagtccaaaaacatctgaaggagcacagtttgagaagcagTGGTGTAAAGAATAGCCATGTGGACTTGTCCTATTTACGGCAGGTATGGTTGTTGTAAGTGAAACTTTCTAATTACACTGATTTAACCTACATAATGACTCAGTAGTAATGTTAATAATTTCATGTGTCAGATTCAGTTCTTGATATTTCCTGTTAAATATGACAGAGTTAGGAACTACTTTAGTGCTACACtttggagttttgttttgtttttgtttttataaaaagACATACACAACAAATAAGGCAAAGCCTCACCATTCTGTGCATGAGTGCATGCTTTTTATGGAGAAGGTCTTTTGGAATGCATTTTACCTATTGGTGTGAAAACCTGCAGAGGAAAAAATGGAGCAAAGaggttttgttagttttgattccccagaaaaaaataaaaattcagatTTGAGTACATGAGAAattgatatatatatgtatatctatataaataaaaatgtaatgttcgtttgtgggattaacataactcaaaaaccactggaagaattgacaccaaatttggacacaacacaacAGGCcaataaaaactctgaaaaacacagcagaagcaaaatatatatatacaaaaaacattacaatgcatgtgcaaaaccacatatacacacatatatatacacacaaaacacatatacacagcaacgcgtggcaggggacaggtagtgtatatatgtatatatgtatatgtatagaaTGGGGAATAAATGTACAGTGTCTGATTTCTGACCTGCTTTGGATCCCAGTcctgagagaaaagcaggatacaaataaatataatcatcatcaccaccatagtTCCTGTTCTTGGTAATCTTGTCATCTTTTTGTATAAAAGCATGCTTTATGTCTGcctaaaattatgatttttgCCTACTCATAATAAAGTTGACAAAACCAAAGAGATCCCTTACATTTCAATAACCTTGTTGTGAATGGTACtttcaataaattaaacatgacAGCTTTCTCCAAAACAAAATTGTATATTTCTGTAATGTTGTGTACatgatatattttatgttatgtacATATATTTAAACTGTAAGGGGTACTAATGCCACTTTTATCAATTTTACAAATATACCTACATTTCTGCaataaaaacaggggaaatgCTTTTTCAATGGCTTCAAAGTTTCCATAAATGTGTTACATCGCTAGGTGTGCTTTATGGGTGTTTTCCTTTGATAACTTGTAAAATGCTGTTGGAATCTGATGAAATATATGCTTGGTTGATACAACAAAACTGTAAAATACTTTAAAGAGCTTGCTTGCATCTGAGGTCAATGGGTTTTCCCCCCATTTAGGAAAGCCAAGCTTCTCCTCAAGAAGAAGCGGTATCAAGAACAACTACTGGACAAGACGGAAAACCAAATCAGCAACCTGGAACGTATGGTACGTTTCTGGCCTTGTTTTCAGGACTTCTAGAATGGTGGTAGGGATGTGCTACTGAATTGTGTGTTACTGCATGTACTTTCTAATGCAACTGGGCCATACTTAATCTTAATTGAACAGCTTTGGATATGCTGAGTAGAACTTATGAGCTGTTAAATACTTGGCCAGTTGTACTGATATAGAAAATGGAGCCTCCCTTTTCCCTATGTATGGGAGTCAggatttttcattctttcttaaaGCTCTGATACCCacttaatattttatttacaaatatGATTTACTAATTTCTAGGTATCTGGTTCCTTTGCCCATGTTTTTCTCTAGTTCTGTCAGAGTTGTGAATACAGCCATGTAGTCAAGAAggtctgtatcagaaagtagggCAGGGGGTAGCAGCACATGGATAACTTGTAGTATGTTCCTTGGTACTGACATAACCCCTATTGATTTAAGAGGACTACTTTGACTAGGTTTGGAATCATTCATTATCACTCATGTATGAGTCAACTTCATGCATAAGTTGAGGGCACATTGTGAGGCCAAAATTTGGGATTTTAATATTCATGGATATGATGAAAGTTATTCTGTGGAGAGCCTTAGGAGACCAGTCGCTTCTGGCCACCTCTACCATTTCCCTACCCAGACACCCAAAAAAGCCACCAGTAGTACCACAGCAGAGAGAATAGAGGGGATTAATGCTTCTTTTGGGTTAtcctgggatggactaaactCTTGCTTTTGTCACTCTGCTCAGAAAAAGGGATGATTCCTTTTTTGATAAAGAGTTGAGTATTTCCATTGACCCCGAGATTAATCAGCCTAGGATTTTTTGGTTCATTTTTTGAGTAGAATTTCTAGACTTATCCATAGGTATAGGGTGATAGATTTTGGCAGCTAAATCGATCATTTACCATTATTGGGGATATAGCAAGATCCTAAACTGAAAATATTGAGGCATTTGTGATTTGTGTGGGACTGTATGTAGGACTTGCAGACTGTATCTCTACCAAGGAGTTGCATTAGTTCATGGTCACCACTGTCTGCTAGTGAATAAAGGGGAATGGTCTTTTTCATGTAGGCTCATCAGTGTTGTACAGACGTTAGTACCACATCATTGGTCTGtttatttatgtaatttatttttatgcaatatgttgatttattgtttttgtttataggtcgggggggggggggttaatggtTACCTGTATTATGTAGTCTTGCTTTTCTATTTTGTTGCCCACTTTGAGTTCCATCCATGGGAGAAAACCAAATAAATGaatgaagaaataataaaaaattatttgtattccaccctatctcttcAGGGGGacttaataagaataagaataagaataatagcaGCTAAAATGGCAGGTAGATGTGGATTACATTCACTGACAGCACTTAACCCccttttaattaattattattattattttgcttctttCAGGTTCAGGATATTGAATTCACACAAATAGAGATGAAAGTTATTGAAGGCCTCAAAATTGGTAATGAGTGTTTAAATAAGATGCACCAGGTAGGTATTAGTGAAGATGCATGGACTATATTGGTTATTCATGCATTATCCTTTATATGTGATATATGGGTTTCTCTTCCTGTAGGTCATGTCAATAGAAGAAGTGGAGAGGATCATGGATGAAACCCAAGAAGCCGTAGAGTACCAGAGGGTATGTATGGTCTCCATGTGACATCCCAGAACTCCTCTAAGCAATGCCAGGTGCTCATTTTTGTAACTTTTGCATTTCGCTCAGTTGGATGTTAAAGGGATTTTTCTTGTGGCAGCTCATTTACTTGGACTTCGTAGAAGAAGACATTTTCTTTTACTGTGTTGTATGCAGGTATAGATTAGCTTAATCCTTGCTCTTAAAGCAAGATAAAACTAGGTCTCCAGATATATTAAACAAGTCAAATACTACCTTTCCTTGAACCATAGTGCTGTTATTTAATATGAGGATGACTGTGCTACTCTTGTGATTCTGCTCTCTTAGCGATTTTGCTACTCTTGTTCTATTGAGACACATGTCCCTTTGCTTTTGCAGCAAATAGATGAGATCCTGTCAGGAAGCTTCACTGTAGAGGATGAAGATGCCATCTTAGCAGAATTAGATGCCATCACGCAGGTAAATGTTATTGTGCTGCATTGCGAAATCATAGTTTTTCATCACAAAGAGTGCCAGAGCGGTGCAGTTGATGTGCAAAAAGAGCCCTAATTATAGCTATTTTCATCTGTTACGAATCCCTTAAAGGGATTTGTGTGACACTTAAAGATAAATAATTCCTTAACTCTAAAGCAGCAAGTGGGCAATTGCAGCAAGTTTAGAAGTGAGTGGAAGTCCTCCTGCTTGTTCTGAAAACTTTATGTTACATGGTAGGAGAGGTGGTGGCAATCTATGTCAAAAATAAATTGCTGTCCCAGGAGAGATCACCAACCCTTATGGTCTAAAAGTTGGAGTTGGTATCATTGCTCCACGTCACTCGCAGAAGCAAAAACGAGTGGTGGTGATTCAGGTACAATCTATCCTGTTTCCCTTCGCCCATCAGCATAGGGAAAGAGTGGCAGCAATGGTGCTCATCTGGAATGAGCAGATAGGCCAAATCTCTAGCTGTCCAGACTGCCCTAACACCCCGGATGCTGCAAGGATAGAAAGTGACAAGCAGTCATCTTGGCAAAACCTTTTTCCCAGGGAGTCACTGCAGTGGTGCAATGCTGAAGCTTCCTTCCCTCAGAGTGCTTCAACAGTATTTTCCCAAAGAGGGAAAGGATTTGATCTTTTCACCATAGCAGCAGAAGGTGCTTttaggtcagcatttctcaacctgggggtcgtgaatGGGCAttgcagaggggtcaccaaagaccataagaaaaaacatatttctgatggtcttaggaactacaactccaaaaatcaagatcagtgcccaccaaactcttccagtcttttttgttgtgtcacgggagttctgtgtgccaagtttggttcaattccatcgttggagttcagaatgctccttggttgtaggtgaactataaatcccagcaactacaactcacaaatgtcaaggtctattttccccaaagtccaccagtggtcacatttgggcatattgagtatttgagccaaatttggtccagatccatcattgtttgagtccacagtgctgtttggatgtaggtgaactacaactccaaaactcaaggtcactgcccaccaaatccttccagtgttttctgttgttcatgggaggtctgtgtgccaagtttggttcaattccatccttggtggagttcagcatgctctttgattgtatgaatCCCTGCAACgataagtcccaaatgacaaaattcccccccccccccaaaatcaggtatttgtaccaaatttggtccagtgaatgaaaatacatcctgtatatcagatatttacattacaattcataacactagcaaaattacagtgatgaagtagcaaggaaaataattttatgattgagggtcaccactacataaggaactgtattaagggatcgcggcacgaggaaggttgagaaccactgttttaggtgaAGAAAGAAGAAGTTGAAATCCTTATTTAAGGTTTTGCTGTACACAAAATATGTGTTTATTGTATGTGCCCTCTCTTTTCATAGGAACAAATTGATCTTCCAGAAGTTCCTTCAGAACCCCTCCCAGAAAAGATTCCAGGTAGCTTTATCTTGTTGTCTTTCTCCCTATGATGTTTCTGTGGTGCACATTTTATATGTTTCtatgaaatatattttatgagGGGAAATTCAATGGAATGTTTGCCAGAATTTGTTCCAATATTACGTCTGTAGGCATCTCTGCAAGTACTGTGTCCCCTAGTGTATGCTTTATTATGCCACAGTCATGTTAATTATCTTCTTGTAAGAATACTCAAATTGGTTGTAGGGTTAGTTGTAGGGTTAGTAGTTCCACAAAAGTGGAAGATATTGGAATGGTGAAAATGAAAAGAGCAATTTTAAAGAATGTAATGGGCCATTGCCAGTGTTGGCAGCCTCATTACTTCACCCATGAGTCTTGGCGGGCTACATCCCCTCCAAGTTTGGATGAAGAGTAAAGAGGTTTTTCCCAAATGGACAGTAGTACCCCTGCTACCTCTAATGGGGTGATTCTTGTATTTCATCATGTTTTGACTGTTCATAATCActtgatttggaaaaaaaagttctGTAGAAGTGAAACAGGGCCAGATGTCAGAAAACATGACTAAAAGACCAAGAGCTATTGGCCATTAGGGGCAGAATATGCCCCCCTCCTAAAATCTGCACCATTCAGAGCTTCATGTAGCCCATAAGCTATGCTTGTCCACCCCGACCAAAGGCATGGAGTAgattcatgtttatttattatttattttcagcatttatattccacccttctcaccctgaaggggactcagggcagatcacagaacacatacatggcaaacattcagtgccgttagacatacaggacagacagacagatagaggtatgtgttggcatttttccaactttggtatcctggaggttatgctcgattctggctaCAGGGGGTGcttttgctccatcctctataatGATAAGCCTTTTGATCAGAGACTTTCCTTGATTGCCATTTTTTTTATGGTACCGTAAAGTACTTCCCCACCTAGTTTCTCTACACACAGCTCAtagatattttcaaactgcttaggtgggcaATAAGCTAAGCTGAAGATCGGGTGCTCACCTCGGCCTGggctcaaactgccaacctttcgattgggaatgatctattgctgcttgtggttaaccagctgtgctaaagcccaataCATAGTAAAGATAGGGATTAAACCAGGCTCTTCTATGGTTTTAGAGCTCAGACTCTTAATTAGATCTTACTAAGATAGATTATATGTAACTACTCCTATACTGGACTGAGTTTGTAAATATTCATATCATTGCACAAGTGCTCACATAGTGTTCATGGGCATCCCATGCCCTTAATCCCAGCGAATGTGGATAGTTGACTGTGATACAGCCAAGCTGTCAGAATGTAGTAAACCTAGGTGCACCTACTTACTTTTCCATTGCCCcttcctcattttttttaaagaacttaGGTTGATAGGCAGATAAAATACAGTTTCTTGTCCACTGAGGAGTAAAACTATAGTGCTCTTATACCGAGGTTAGCCTCCTCAGCGAGCATGTTGAACTTGTACTGGTATCTTttgcagggggagggaggagggcacTGTCTAATACGTTGGCAGTCCTTGGCCACTAAACCATATCAAGACAACACCAGGAATTCAATCCTGTTCTGACCCAAATATACAGTCATACTGTTTCAAAGAGAAAATCAAGATCTTCCTGCACTGGGGATAAAATATATGGGTCTACCTAAGCAATTAACTGTGAGTGAGGATTTCTCTGTatgaatatgtggcagtgtaaatTTCTGCATGTGATCAAGAAAACTGAATTCAAGTAATAGAAGGGGCTTGGTGAATAGTTGGTCAGAGTGTGTTTAGTTCTAGCCCTTTCAGAGAGAGTTTCTCTTCACATATGTGTTTCCTTTTCTCCTCAGAAACATCGCCAGTCAGAGTCGAACCAAAGCCAGAGCTGGTGGCTACGTCTTAACTCCACTCCTCGGGGGGACCTTGCAGGGAGCCCCTCAATCCCAGGATGCCTGGGCTGCAAGAGGCCCCCATGGTGTCCGGTTGGCACTGAACGACCATGCTGGAGCAGGTTTTCCTGCACAGGATGGAAGCTGTAACTGGTTATTGTTCCCATATCAAGATTATTTTGTAATGTTCACActcatcctcctccttttttgtaACTTAAATTGGATTAAATGGTAACTATCAAACCCTTCAAGCCAAATGCTTTCTACAGACCAGATTTCAGCTGCAAACCTGCCTCAGATGCCAGCACAGCCTCTTGCTAACTCTGCCTAAACCCCCTTGGTGTCCCTTTGAGTTTCTGGGCACAGTGAAGAGTTTTGAGCTTTCTGCTGGACAAAGGAAAGAACTGCTGGGAGACCCTTTCAAGCTTCTTTTCGACTTGCCTCTCTTCAGTCCTTTGGCTTTTCCTGAATGGATTCTCTTTGCACGAATGGAAGTCCTGAACATGGACCTCTACTTGAATTAGGTTGATGCTGAAATTGCTAGTGACATCTCCTTGTGCCTAGCGTGCTAGTTGGAGACAAAATAAGGTTGCC
This genomic interval from Anolis sagrei isolate rAnoSag1 chromosome 2, rAnoSag1.mat, whole genome shotgun sequence contains the following:
- the CHMP6 gene encoding charged multivesicular body protein 6 isoform X1, which gives rise to MGNLFGRKRRSRVTEQDKAVLQLKQQRDKLKQYQKRISLQLERERAFARQLLKDGKKEKAKLLLKKKRYQEQLLDKTENQISNLERMVQDIEFTQIEMKVIEGLKIGNECLNKMHQVMSIEEVERIMDETQEAVEYQRQIDEILSGSFTVEDEDAILAELDAITQEQIDLPEVPSEPLPEKIPAFIFHPSHPEGDSGQITEHIHGKHSVPLDIQDRQTDRETSPVRVEPKPELVATS
- the CHMP6 gene encoding charged multivesicular body protein 6 isoform X2, with the translated sequence MGNLFGRKRRSRVTEQDKAVLQLKQQRDKLKQYQKRISLQLERERAFARQLLKDGKKEKAKLLLKKKRYQEQLLDKTENQISNLERMVQDIEFTQIEMKVIEGLKIGNECLNKMHQVMSIEEVERIMDETQEAVEYQRQIDEILSGSFTVEDEDAILAELDAITQEQIDLPEVPSEPLPEKIPETSPVRVEPKPELVATS